In Eleutherodactylus coqui strain aEleCoq1 chromosome 11, aEleCoq1.hap1, whole genome shotgun sequence, a single window of DNA contains:
- the LOC136582648 gene encoding octapeptide-repeat protein T2-like, giving the protein MRKGGERREERHEKGLGTPRGKARGTPRERAGTAARKGGDRREERREKGREERREKGQEERREKGQEERREKGQEERREKGREERREKGREERREKGQEERREKGQEERREKGQEERREKGQEERREKGQEERREKGQEERREKGQEERREKGQEERREKGQEERREKGQEERREKGQEERREKGQEERREKGQEERREKGQEERREKGQEERREKGQEERREEGRGPPRRRAGTAVRKAKERHKEV; this is encoded by the coding sequence ATGAGAAAGGGCGGGGAACGCCGCGAAGAACGCCATGAGAAAGGGCTGGGAACGCCGCGAGGAAAGGCGCGAGGAACGCCGCGAGAAAGGGCGGGGACCGCCGCGAGAAAGGGCGGGGACCGCCGCGAGGAACGCCGCGAGAAAGGGCGCGAGGAACGCCGCGAGAAAGGGCAGGAGGAACGCCGCGAGAAAGGGCAGGAGGAACGCCGCGAGAAAGGGCAGGAGGAACGCCGCGAGAAAGGGCGCGAGGAACGCCGCGAGAAAGGGCGCGAGGAACGCCGCGAGAAAGGGCAGGAGGAACGCCGCGAGAAAGGGCAGGAGGAACGCCGCGAGAAAGGGCAGGAGGAACGCCGCGAGAAAGGGCAGGAGGAACGCCGCGAGAAAGGGCAGGAGGAACGCCGCGAGAAAGGGCAGGAGGAACGCCGCGAGAAAGGGCAGGAGGAACGCCGCGAGAAAGGGCAGGAGGAACGCCGCGAGAAAGGGCAGGAGGAACGCCGCGAGAAAGGGCAGGAGGAACGCCGCGAGAAAGGGCAGGAGGAACGCCGCGAGAAAGGGCAGGAGGAACGCCGCGAGAAAGGGCAGGAGGAACGCCGCGAGAAAGGGCAGGAGGAACGCCGCGAGAAAGGGCAGGAGGAACGCCGCGAGAAAGGGCAGGAGGAACGCCGCGAGGAAGGGCGGGGACCGCCGAGACGAAGGGCGGGGACCGCCGTTAGAAAGGCCAAGGAACGTCACAAGGAAGTGTGA